One Microtus pennsylvanicus isolate mMicPen1 chromosome 3, mMicPen1.hap1, whole genome shotgun sequence DNA window includes the following coding sequences:
- the Or13f1 gene encoding olfactory receptor 13F1 — translation MVQANWTSVTVFFFLGFSHYPKVEVVIFVLCLLMYLTTLLGNTILISITILDSHLHTPMYFFLSNLSFLDIWYTSSALIPMLANFILGKNTISFSGCASQMYFSLAMGSTECVLLSMMAYDRYVAICNPLRYPIIMNRRVCVQIAGSSWLTGCLTALVETGPVLQLSLCGKSIINHFTCEILALLKMACVDTSMVQLIMLVISILLLPLPMLLICVSYAFILSNILRISSVDGRSKAFSTCAAHLTVVVLFYGTALSMYLKPSAVNSQEIDKFMALIYAGLTPMLNPIIYSLRNKEVKMAVKKLLIRNPFNAILTSVLK, via the coding sequence ATGGTCCAGGCAAATTGGACCTCTGTCACAGTATTTTTCTTCCTAGGATTTTCCCATTACCCCAAAGTTGAAGTCGTCATATTTGTCCTGTGTCTGCTGATGTACCTGACCACCTTGCTGGGAAATACTATTCTGATCTCCATCACCATCCTAGATTCTCACCTAcacactcccatgtactttttcctcaGTAACCTCTCCTTTCTGGACATCTGGTATACCTCTTCTGCTCTCATTCCAATGCTGGCAAACTTTATTTTGGGGAAAAACACCATCTCATTCTCAGGATGTGCTTCTCAGATGTATTTCTCTCTTGCCATGGGCTCCACTGAATGTGTGCTCCTCTCCATGATGGCCTATGACaggtatgtggccatctgcaatcCCCTAAGATATCCTATCATTATGAACAGGAGAGTCTGTGTGCAGATTGCAGGCAGTTCCTGGCTGACAGGATGCCTCACTGCCTTGGTGGAAACTGGACCTGTACTTCAGCTGTCTCTCTGTGGTAAAAGCATCATCAATCATTTTACCTGTGAAATTCTGGCCCTCTTGAAAATGGCTTGTGTGGACACATCCATGGTACAGTTAATCATGTTGGTGATCAGCATCCTTCTTCTCCCATTGCCGATGCTGCTTATTTGTGTCTCCTATGCATTCATCCTCTCCAACATTTTGAGGATCAGCTCAGTGGATGGACGAAGCAAAGCCTTTTCAACATGTGCAGCCCACTTGACTGTAGTGGTTCTGTTCTATGGGACAGCTCTCTCCATGTACCTGAAGCCCTCAGCTGTAAACTCACAGGAAATAGATAAATTTATGGCTTTGATATATGCTGGATTAACACCGATGTTGAATCCTATTATCTATAGTTTACggaacaaagaagtaaaaatggcTGTGAAAAAATTGCTGATTAGAAATCCTTTTAATGCTATTTTGACTTCTGTCCTCAAATAA